The following are from one region of the Paenibacillus sp. KS-LC4 genome:
- a CDS encoding ribosomal L7Ae/L30e/S12e/Gadd45 family protein — translation MQFKVGAKQTTKMLEQDKAIEVYIAQDADPRMKEKILHLCERSSIPVKWVETMQDLGKTCGIDVGAAMAALVTDDE, via the coding sequence ATGCAGTTTAAAGTTGGCGCGAAACAGACGACGAAGATGCTTGAGCAAGATAAAGCAATCGAAGTCTACATTGCTCAAGATGCAGATCCACGAATGAAAGAGAAGATACTTCATTTGTGTGAGCGGTCGAGTATCCCGGTCAAATGGGTAGAAACGATGCAAGACCTTGGGAAAACCTGCGGAATTGATGTCGGAGCTGCTATGGCAGCGCTCGTAACCGATGATGAATAA
- the fusA gene encoding elongation factor G, translating to MAREFSLNNTRNIGIMAHIDAGKTTTTERILFYTGRTHKIGEVHEGAATMDWMEQEQERGITITSAATTAQWDGHRINIIDTPGHVDFTVEVERSLRVLDGAVGVFSAKEGVEPQSETVWRQADRYGVPRIAYINKMDIIGADFLNVIKDMRERLQANAVAIQIPIGAESDFVGVIDIVERVAYKYKDDLGKDPEKIEIPAEYADQVEELRTELIEKVAELDEELTMKYLEGEEITVPEIKAALRKGVCEVKIFPVIVGSSYRNKGVQMMLNAVVDYLPSPLDVPAIKGTLDDGTEEVRQSSDSEPFSALAFKIMTDPYVGKLTFFRVYSGVLKSGSYVLNGTKNKRERIGRILQMHANSRQEISEVYSGDIAAAVGLKDTITGDTLCDEKSPIILESMNFPEPVISVAIEPKTKADQDKLGIAISKLAEEDPTFRAHTDEETNQTIISGMGELHLEILVDRMLREFKVETNVGKPQVAYRETFRQAAKVEGKFVRQSGGKGQYGHCWVEFVPQEPGEGFVFENKVVGGSIPREFIAPIQAGIEESMKNGVIAGFPLVDVKAIVFDGSYHDVDSSEMAFKIAGSMALKAAKEKCKPVLLEPIMKVEVTVPEEYMGDVMGMLNSRRGRIEGMDTRAGAQIIRAKVPLSEMFGYSTTLRSGTQGRGVFSMELSHYEEVPKSIAEEIIAKHKGE from the coding sequence ATGGCTAGAGAGTTCTCCTTGAATAATACACGGAACATCGGGATTATGGCGCATATTGATGCGGGTAAAACCACTACAACTGAGCGTATCTTGTTCTACACAGGCCGTACTCACAAAATCGGAGAGGTGCATGAAGGCGCCGCGACGATGGACTGGATGGAACAAGAGCAAGAGCGCGGTATTACGATTACGTCTGCCGCGACGACAGCTCAATGGGATGGACACCGCATCAATATCATCGATACCCCAGGACACGTTGACTTCACAGTTGAAGTTGAGCGTTCCCTCCGCGTATTGGACGGGGCAGTTGGCGTTTTCAGTGCAAAAGAAGGCGTTGAGCCTCAATCTGAGACGGTATGGCGTCAAGCTGACCGTTATGGCGTTCCACGGATCGCTTATATCAACAAAATGGACATCATCGGTGCAGACTTCTTGAACGTTATCAAGGATATGCGCGAGCGTCTACAAGCAAATGCTGTTGCGATTCAAATTCCGATTGGCGCTGAGAGCGATTTTGTCGGCGTTATCGATATCGTTGAGCGCGTAGCATACAAATACAAAGATGATCTCGGAAAAGACCCTGAGAAAATCGAAATTCCTGCTGAGTATGCCGACCAAGTCGAAGAACTCCGCACGGAATTAATCGAGAAAGTTGCCGAGCTGGATGAAGAATTAACGATGAAATATCTGGAAGGTGAAGAAATTACCGTTCCAGAAATTAAAGCAGCGCTTCGTAAAGGCGTTTGCGAAGTTAAAATTTTCCCAGTTATCGTTGGCTCCTCCTACCGCAATAAAGGCGTTCAAATGATGTTGAATGCTGTTGTTGATTACCTTCCATCGCCACTTGATGTACCAGCTATCAAAGGTACACTGGATGACGGTACTGAGGAAGTTCGTCAATCTTCAGATTCAGAACCGTTCTCGGCTCTGGCATTCAAAATCATGACGGACCCTTATGTTGGTAAATTGACGTTCTTCCGTGTGTATTCTGGTGTCCTGAAATCCGGTTCGTATGTTCTGAATGGTACAAAGAACAAACGTGAGCGTATTGGTCGGATTCTGCAAATGCACGCGAACAGCCGTCAAGAGATTTCGGAAGTTTACTCCGGAGATATCGCAGCTGCAGTTGGTTTGAAAGACACCATTACAGGCGATACGCTTTGCGATGAGAAAAGTCCGATCATTCTTGAATCTATGAATTTCCCTGAGCCAGTAATCTCGGTAGCTATCGAACCAAAAACGAAAGCTGACCAAGACAAACTTGGTATCGCGATTTCCAAGCTTGCGGAAGAGGATCCTACATTCCGTGCGCATACGGATGAAGAAACTAACCAAACGATTATCTCTGGTATGGGTGAGCTTCACCTTGAGATTCTAGTTGACCGTATGCTTCGCGAATTTAAGGTTGAGACAAACGTTGGTAAGCCTCAAGTTGCTTATCGTGAAACGTTCCGTCAAGCTGCAAAAGTCGAAGGTAAATTCGTTCGTCAATCCGGTGGTAAAGGTCAATATGGCCATTGCTGGGTTGAATTCGTTCCACAAGAGCCAGGTGAAGGCTTCGTATTTGAAAACAAGGTTGTGGGTGGATCGATTCCTCGTGAATTTATCGCTCCAATCCAAGCTGGTATCGAAGAGTCGATGAAAAACGGCGTTATCGCTGGTTTCCCGCTCGTTGATGTTAAAGCAATTGTTTTCGACGGATCTTATCATGATGTTGACTCCTCGGAGATGGCATTTAAAATTGCAGGTTCGATGGCGCTTAAAGCTGCCAAAGAAAAATGTAAGCCAGTTCTGCTTGAGCCAATCATGAAAGTTGAAGTTACTGTTCCTGAAGAGTATATGGGCGATGTAATGGGTATGTTGAACTCCCGTCGTGGTCGCATTGAAGGTATGGATACTCGCGCAGGCGCGCAAATTATCCGTGCTAAGGTGCCTCTCTCCGAGATGTTTGGTTATTCCACAACACTTCGTTCCGGTACACAAGGACGCGGCGTATTCTCGATGGAGCTTTCTCACTATGAAGAAGTTCCTAAGTCGATCGCTGAAGAGATTATTGCTAAGCACAAAGGCGAATAA
- the rpsG gene encoding 30S ribosomal protein S7 → MPRKGPVTKRDVLPDPVYNSKLVTRLINRIMIDGKRGTAQTLLYDAFKLIQERTGKDPMEVFEAALKNIMPVLEVKARRVGGANYQVPIEVKPERRTSLGLRWLVNYSRNRGEKTMVERLAAEITDASNNTGASVKKREDTHKMAEANRAFAHYRW, encoded by the coding sequence ATGCCACGCAAAGGTCCTGTAACAAAACGCGATGTGCTTCCGGATCCGGTTTACAATAGCAAACTGGTAACGAGACTCATCAACCGCATTATGATCGACGGTAAACGTGGAACAGCTCAAACGCTGTTGTACGATGCCTTCAAACTGATCCAAGAACGCACGGGTAAAGATCCGATGGAAGTGTTCGAAGCAGCTTTGAAAAATATCATGCCAGTACTTGAGGTTAAAGCACGCCGTGTCGGCGGTGCCAACTATCAAGTGCCGATCGAAGTTAAACCTGAGCGCCGTACATCGCTTGGTCTCCGTTGGCTCGTGAACTACTCACGCAACCGCGGTGAGAAAACGATGGTAGAGCGTTTGGCTGCTGAAATTACTGATGCTTCCAATAACACTGGTGCATCCGTTAAGAAGCGTGAAGATACACACAAAATGGCAGAAGCGAACAGAGCGTTTGCTCACTACCGTTGGTAG
- the tuf gene encoding elongation factor Tu: MAKAKFERTKPHVNIGTIGHVDHGKTTLTAAITTVLSKKYGGAAIAFDQIDKAPEERERGITISTAHVEYETPTRHYAHVDCPGHADYVKNMITGAAQMDGAILVVSAADGPMPQTREHILLSKQVGVPYIVVFLNKCDMVEDEELLELVEMEVRDLLSEYEFPGDDTPIIRGAAREALQNPDGPWAEKIVELFEQVDTYIPTPERDVAKPFLMPVEDVFTITGRGTVATGRVERGVIKVGDEIEIIGLAEESRKSVVTGVEMFRKLLDSAQAGDNVGALLRGVDRKDIERGQVLAKPGSVKPHTNFTAQIYVLTKEEGGRHKPFFTGYRPQFYFRTTDVTGIINLPEGTEMVMPGDNITVTVELIAPIAVEEGTRFSIREGGRTVGAGAVATIQK; encoded by the coding sequence ATGGCAAAAGCTAAATTTGAACGTACTAAACCGCACGTTAATATCGGTACAATCGGTCACGTCGACCACGGTAAAACGACTCTGACTGCAGCAATCACTACTGTACTTTCCAAAAAATACGGCGGTGCTGCTATCGCATTCGACCAAATCGATAAAGCTCCAGAAGAGCGCGAGCGCGGTATCACGATCTCGACAGCTCACGTTGAGTATGAGACGCCAACTCGTCACTACGCTCACGTTGACTGCCCAGGTCACGCCGACTATGTAAAAAACATGATCACTGGTGCTGCACAAATGGACGGAGCAATCCTGGTCGTTTCCGCAGCTGATGGCCCTATGCCACAAACTCGTGAGCACATCTTGCTGTCCAAGCAAGTTGGCGTTCCTTACATCGTTGTATTCCTGAACAAATGCGACATGGTTGAAGACGAAGAGCTTCTTGAACTGGTTGAGATGGAAGTTCGCGACCTTCTTTCCGAGTATGAGTTCCCAGGCGACGACACTCCAATCATCCGTGGTGCAGCTCGTGAAGCTTTGCAAAACCCTGATGGTCCTTGGGCTGAAAAAATCGTTGAGTTGTTCGAGCAAGTTGACACTTACATCCCAACTCCTGAGCGCGATGTTGCGAAACCTTTCCTTATGCCTGTCGAGGACGTATTCACAATCACTGGCCGTGGTACTGTAGCAACTGGCCGTGTTGAGCGTGGCGTTATCAAAGTAGGCGACGAGATCGAAATTATCGGTCTTGCTGAAGAGTCCCGCAAATCCGTAGTAACAGGCGTTGAAATGTTCCGTAAATTGCTTGACTCCGCTCAAGCAGGCGACAACGTTGGCGCATTGCTTCGTGGTGTAGACCGTAAAGATATTGAGCGTGGACAAGTATTGGCTAAACCGGGTTCGGTTAAACCACACACTAACTTCACTGCACAAATCTACGTTCTGACTAAAGAAGAGGGTGGCCGTCACAAGCCTTTCTTCACTGGTTACCGTCCACAGTTCTACTTCCGTACAACTGACGTTACTGGTATCATCAACCTGCCAGAAGGTACTGAAATGGTTATGCCTGGCGACAACATCACAGTTACGGTTGAGCTTATCGCTCCAATCGCGGTTGAAGAAGGAACTCGTTTCTCCATCCGTGAAGGCGGCCGTACTGTAGGCGCTGGCGCTGTAGCAACTATCCAAAAATAA
- the rpsL gene encoding 30S ribosomal protein S12, which produces MPTINQLVRKGRQAKVVKSKSPALQKGFNALKREATNISAPQKRGVCTRVGTMTPKKPNSALRKYARVRLTNRVEVTAYIPGIGHNLQEHSVVLIRGGRVKDLPGVRYHIVRGALDTAGVNNRNQARSKYGAKRPKVKK; this is translated from the coding sequence ATGCCAACAATTAACCAGCTAGTCCGTAAAGGACGCCAAGCTAAAGTCGTAAAATCAAAATCGCCAGCTTTGCAAAAAGGTTTCAACGCCTTGAAACGTGAAGCTACAAACATCAGTGCTCCGCAAAAACGCGGTGTGTGCACTCGTGTAGGTACAATGACTCCGAAAAAACCGAACTCTGCACTTCGTAAATATGCGCGTGTACGTTTGACTAACCGCGTAGAGGTTACAGCTTACATTCCGGGTATCGGACATAACCTTCAAGAGCACAGTGTCGTATTGATCCGTGGCGGACGGGTAAAAGACCTTCCGGGTGTACGTTATCATATCGTTCGCGGCGCTTTGGATACAGCGGGTGTTAACAACCGTAACCAAGCTCGTTCGAAATACGGTGCAAAACGTCCTAAAGTTAAGAAATAA
- a CDS encoding ABC transporter substrate-binding protein — MKKNMWVGLMLVLVLVISACGSNKGSGNTGEQASAAPSSSAEATDSGAKENYKISISQYVEHPSLDATREGFIAALKDAGLVEGQNLTIDFNTAQADQANNQTLAQKIAADKSDLALGIATPSAQALVKEVTDRPVLFAAVTDPIDSKLVTNLDAPGGLVSGASDTNPAAITELMDFVAANFPKVKNVGLVINEGEPNAVVMAKIAEEALAKHDIKLVRAAVSNTSEVQQAAASLVGKVDALYVTLDNSVVSSLDTLIKVANDNDLPFFASDRDTVERGAFATIGFKYYDHGYQVGQMAVDILKNGKKPGEMKVTVPDKLDLILNMKAAKEQGITVTDEMKNQVKDAATNIIE; from the coding sequence ATGAAGAAAAATATGTGGGTAGGACTCATGCTAGTACTCGTTTTGGTCATTTCGGCATGCGGGAGCAATAAAGGATCGGGTAATACAGGAGAGCAGGCTTCAGCTGCACCAAGCAGTTCTGCTGAAGCAACAGACAGTGGAGCGAAAGAAAATTATAAAATTTCGATTTCACAGTATGTAGAGCATCCGTCGCTAGACGCGACAAGAGAAGGATTTATTGCAGCATTAAAGGATGCGGGCTTGGTTGAAGGTCAGAATTTGACCATTGATTTTAATACGGCACAAGCAGATCAAGCGAACAACCAAACGTTGGCTCAAAAGATTGCGGCTGACAAAAGTGATTTAGCGTTAGGTATTGCTACACCATCAGCACAAGCGCTAGTTAAAGAAGTGACGGATCGTCCTGTGCTTTTTGCAGCGGTTACCGATCCGATTGATTCGAAGCTCGTTACAAATTTAGATGCACCTGGCGGTCTAGTATCTGGAGCGTCCGATACAAACCCTGCTGCCATTACGGAGTTAATGGATTTTGTTGCTGCTAATTTTCCAAAAGTGAAAAATGTTGGGCTGGTCATTAATGAAGGTGAGCCTAATGCTGTGGTAATGGCAAAGATTGCTGAAGAAGCGCTTGCTAAGCATGACATTAAGCTTGTTCGTGCAGCAGTGAGCAACACATCGGAAGTACAGCAAGCTGCTGCTTCACTTGTGGGTAAAGTTGATGCCTTGTACGTTACTTTGGACAATTCAGTTGTTAGTAGCTTGGATACGTTGATTAAAGTAGCAAATGATAATGACCTTCCGTTTTTTGCGAGTGATCGTGATACGGTTGAGCGTGGTGCCTTTGCTACAATTGGCTTCAAATACTATGACCATGGTTACCAAGTAGGCCAAATGGCTGTGGATATTTTGAAGAATGGCAAAAAGCCTGGCGAAATGAAAGTAACTGTGCCGGACAAGCTGGATCTTATTTTGAACATGAAGGCAGCTAAGGAACAAGGCATTACCGTAACCGATGAGATGAAAAATCAAGTCAAGGATGCTGCTACCAACATCATTGAATAG